A stretch of the Lolium perenne isolate Kyuss_39 chromosome 3, Kyuss_2.0, whole genome shotgun sequence genome encodes the following:
- the LOC127340686 gene encoding uncharacterized protein, with protein MSGQVSETDLGIVLLQAMLAAKNIRPQRDRLLQLRRRLEQLSLSPGDDRADRIKKLARDLFDVYFIGIEYGARVLATCLKLAVQHGARFAVNLAFTAMPDEQLHDALLAQRLPARPTTQAEAFSRVEMTLNAVKVIQDHHIPRCIEHLVGERPPTVFAIYSGQAKTDSSDKAPTAATPVDLYKARDYLDRAITLADLAVKHIDLAVVVISRFMDPKKVASHAEYTDKRAYISEKGPYPSD; from the exons ATGTCTGGACAGGTGAGCGAGACCGATCTCGGAATCGTCCTCTTGCAGGCCATGCTCGCCGCCAAGAACATCCGCCCCCAGCGCGACCGCCTCCTGCAGCTCCGCCGCCGGCTGGAGCAGCTCAGCCTCAGCCCCGGCGACGACCGCGCGGACAGGATCAAGAAGCTCGCCCGCGACCTCTTCGACGTCTACTTCATCGGCATCGAGTACGGCGCGCGCGTCCTCGCCACCTGCCTCAAGCTGGCAGTCCAGCACGGCGCCCGCTTCGCCGTCAACCTCGCCTTCACCGCCATGCCCGACGAGCAGCTCCACGACGCGCTTCTCGCCCAGCGTCTCCCCGCGCGCCCGACCACCCAGGCTGAGGCCTTCTCCCGCGTCGAGATGACCTTGAACGCCGTCAAGGTTATCCAGGACCACCACATCCCGCGCTGCATCGAGCACCTCGTCGGCGAACGCCCGCCCACCGTCTTCGCTATCTACAGTGGCCAGGCCAAGACCGACTCCTCGGACAAGGCCCCGACTGCCGCCACTCCCGTGGACCTGTACAAGGCGCGCGACTACCTCGACCGGGCCATCACCCTCGCGGACCTCGCCGTCAAGCACATCGACCTCGCCGTCGTCGTCATCTCCAGGTTCATGGACCCCAAGAAGGTCGCCAGCCATGCCGAGTACACCGACAAACGCGCATACATCTCTGAG AAGGGACCTTATCCATCAGACTGA
- the LOC127338028 gene encoding uncharacterized protein translates to MNGPVSEPEMAGILVHAKLAAKNDRAQRDRLLQFQLQLLAPSPVAGEGNDGADLPLKEIASGLLDVCYSRIEMAARSLATSFKLAVKNGMHPSLPLYFGEIPDEKLFDCLLTLRLPRRPANQFQALARVEAAYYAVKCIQEHFLPRCVEHLGYPYLAYAASDDDDSEDSLPDTGDDCKIGLPLPEPVTTKHLVETGMPDPVAVVTEDLAKIGLSDTDATATKNLAKNILPDSDAAAIEPTEDSGKIDGLPVPAPAASATGETTQAASVDLDQARTYLNRACTLAKLAAKSIDLAVTTISSFAYAKEVAAISNFVDRLSYT, encoded by the coding sequence ATGAATGGACCCGTGAGCGAGCCGGAGATGGCGGGCATCCTCGTGCACGCCAAGCTGGCCGCAAAGAACGACCGGGCCCAACGCGACCGCCTCCTGCAGTTCCAGCTCCAGCTGCTGGCCCCGTCCCCGGTGGCCGGCGAGGGCAACGACGGCGCGGACCTGCCGCtcaaggagatcgcctccggcctcCTGGACGTGTGCTACAGCCGCATCGAGATGGCCGCCCGCAGCCTCGCCACGTCCTTCAAGCTGGCGGTCAAGAACGGCATGCACCCCTCGCTGCCGCTCTACTTCGGGGAGATCCCGGACGAGAAGCTGTTCGACTGCCTCCTCACGCTGCGCCTGCCCCGCCGCCCGGCCAACCAGTTCCAGGCCCTGGCGCGCGTGGAGGCCGCCTACTACGCCGTCAAGTGTATCCAGGAGCACTTCCTCCCCCGCTGCGTCGAGCACCTCGGCTACCCGTACCTGGCGTACGccgcgagcgacgacgacgactcggaAGACAGCCTCCCGGACACCGGCGACGACTGCAAGATCGGCCTGCCACTGCCAGAACCAGTCACCACCAAGCACCTCGTCGAGACCGGCATGCCGGACCCGGTCGCCGTCGTCACCGAGGACCTCGCCAAGATCGGCCTCTCGGACACGGACGCCACCGCCACCAAGAACCTCGCCAAGAACATCCTGCCTGACTCGGACGCTGCCGCCATCGAGCCCACTGAGGACAGCGGCAAGATCGACGGCCTCCCCGTCCCCGCCCCCGCCGCCTCCGCTACCGGCGAGACCACGCAGGCGGCAAGCGTCGACCTGGACCAGGCTCGCACCTACCTCAACCGCGCCTGCACCCTCGCGAAACTCGCCGCGAAGAGCATCGACCTCGCCGTCACCACCATCTCCAGCTTCGCCTACGCCAAAGAGGTCGCCGCAATCTCCAACTTCGTCGACCGACTTAGTTATACCTAG